CTGGTGCCTGACCATTAAAGAACTCTAATTGACCCACATACATAAATACCTCTGATGCTCCTATCAGTACATACTGAGGAATTTGCCAAAATATGCTCATTGAACTGGCGTTTTCACCTTTCTTCGCATACTTCAACCTGAATATCTCTACAACTCCTGCTGATACCATTGCTGCTATTGCTATTACAAGACCGATTCCCATCCTCTGAAGCTCTGTCAGACCTTTTGACTTTGTCTTTCTTACTCTAGCAACTAGAGGATCAACAACTCTCCTATAAATGAATATGAAAGCTGCTACACTCAGAATGTCAAAACTAGACATGCTCGCTGGAGGGATGTGAAACcttgaaatgttaattttcattGCAGCTCCTTGTTCCACAAAAATAGATGCCATTTGGGTGAAAACTACCGAGTAAAGTATTGTGCAAAACCAAATTGGCAGGAGTTTCAGTACGCATTTAACTTCTTCCACTTGGGTCACCGTGCAGAGACGCCAGGGATTTCTAATGTCCTTCTCTTCGTCAATGTAATCGTTCGATGTGATGACTGCCGCTCTATCCAAGAACCTgatcaatattatataattcCCATCAGTTACCCAACGTCCATCTACATTTGATTCTACAAGTAGAGTGGTCGTCTGTCaacaatataatacataacTTACTTGAAACCTTCAGTATGGGAAATCTTTCTAGCCCCATTCTTGGAATTTTCGTTTTCATCGACCTCGAAGAGATCCTCATCACCTGGAGCCATCTGGACCTTCCATTTTCTTGTTGCAGCAACCACCACTTGACAAAATCTGGCAAGAGGATTGCCACTGGGTTTGAAATGCCTGTATCTGGGAGTCCCAGCCAGAAAAAGGACCAATGCCATAGTAGCAGAGGCGGCTGAAGCCCAAAATCCCAATGTCCACATCCCTTCATCCTCAAAATATCCCAATATAGTATTTGAAAAGAGAGAGCCAAGGTTCAAAGCCAAGTAAAAGTAGCTGAAGAAGGCTATTTTCGATATCCCTTCATTGGGGTCCTCTTCATCAAACTGATCCGCCCCAAATGTAGCTATATTGGGTTGGTACCCTCCATTTCCCAGGGCAATCAAGTACATAGAAAGATAGAACAGTGCAACATGGATCGTTGAATGAGATCCACATGGAGTTTTTTGATCACCACATCCACTGGGCTTCAGTAAGAATGCGTAGGTTGACACTGATAATGATAAAAGCCCCTGCAGTAACAAATGAAGAGTTAATATATAAAAcagaataaattattaatgtaaattGTAAAAACATAAGCAACTTACAATGACAAAGATGGCCTGGAAGATAGCACAAGTCTTGTACCTTCCCCAGTAAGAGTCGCTGAGGAAGGCGCCAAGCAATGAGAATATATAGACAGTGCCTGTCCATTTGCTCACATTGTTTGCCGCATCAGCATTATTCTGGCCCAACACCCTTGTCAAAAACAGTACCAAGTTCACACCGACTCCAAAGAATGCTAAAGTGGCCAGTCCTTGATTCACTGAATTTAttttccagaaaaaaaaaaaaagaaaaacgaatctattaatattattattattaaaagagaaaacCAATTAGCTACCAACTAGTGGATGAAGTTGGTTAGATCtaaactaaaacaattaaatatagagtaagacatttttaaaattctatacCATGTGATTGTGAATCATGAATTAgaacaaaaaaacataataatttatttttatttataatataacaacCTATATATTTGacaaactaaaatattaaataggccaaaggactattttccacctaagtttaGGTGTGATCTTAAAGTCACACtcatgagatttgaaaaactcaaagtctcacCTATTGACCAATTGCAgttaaaatttactgttaaaaatagagataaaatcatcatttcattaataatattaaaaaatataaaatttattacatttttatcttctaagtttgaaaaactaatatttcacccctCCTAAAgttctttaactttgaaaaatcacattttctcctCCCAAaatcttagaattttttttttcccttttggtCATTTTCTCTAACAATCTAGGAGACGACGACGAAGTCTTTTCATCATTGAAGAGATCCAGATTTCTTCATCGACGAAGAGATCTGGATCTCTTCATCGACAAAAAAGATATTTGAAACCCAGATCTCCTCGTTGATGTCAAAAAGATTTCAGATCTCTTCATTAATGAAGAGATctgaaatctctctcagatCTCATTAGATATCTTCGTCGGAGATGGAGAGattcatttcaaatttgtttacgTATATCGATCAGTCATTTAGGGTGGAGAGGGGAGGTCATTAGCATCGAGATGATGGTTGgagaggtaaagaaaaaattcagggggaaaatataatttttcaaggttagaaaattttagatagatgtAAAGTTATTAGTTCTTAAAAGTTAGAGGAgaagatataataaattttataattttataatattattaataaaataataattttatcattttccctaacaaaaaattttaacaaaaattatgttatgggtgagactttaaattttttaaacttcataaatatgattttaatagaACATCtaaatttggatggaaaatagcgCTTTGGccatattaaatatcataaacctTTCACACGtctaatctaaaatttaaaatcaatcacgAAAAATTGCGGATCATAACCATCAAAGTCCAAAAAATAAACCTTGTGATGTGATATTGACCCATCCGTAAATATCATTCACTAATTAATTACCTAAGATAAGAATTCCTGCAATCCATGTTCCAGATCTTTCTCGGATCGCGGGACGACCATGTCGATCAACCGCTCCATCCAGAGTACATGCCTCTTGCCCTTTCTTTGTCTTCTCCTCCACGATCCcctgaattattattattattattttgccaTTATTAGTTAGATAAtagaattttaaaactaattcaGAATATGCAAAGATCGATCAAGGAAAATTGCATGCTTGAGGTAGCCATGACATAAACGGCTCCTCCTGTGTAAGCATTAATGTCAcgttaaaaaatatacaaataaataaaagatgaaaGACGTAATGGATTTTTCAAGTTGTAAAGTTGAAAAGTAATTTATTTGGGAAAGTTAATACATTGGTTgtcattatatttttcagatctttttctaattataaattttcttaatctTACAAGCACATCCTGATTGCTGAactgaataaaaaatgaatgaaaagggAACGTGGATCCCATATTCAAAAAGAAGCACATACTAATACTAAGACATACATGCATGCTTCACTATTAATTATTAGGACACCATACTCTATACACATGTAAATATTGCACTAACATGGCCTAACTCATTATTCAGGTCTGCACCGGATCAACCTTTTGTAAGCTTTTAACTTTCTCAATCAAAATCCAGACTATATACAGATGCTTGCAGGAACAAATTCTGCAACCATCACTGACATAAATTAATAACCACTGACTACACCAATCACTTCAAATatctaattacaaatttaaagctagacacatataatataatatctcgCATATTTTCTTTCACCATCTATATGCCTCTTAATCATCCAAAGACGATCAATTTGATGCGCCTCTTTACCATTCAAAATAAGAGTGTTGCAGGTGGGATGGTGCAGTCCACCTCCCCAGCTAAATAATACATAGCTTGCTAAGTTAAACTGGATTTGgtttagaaaaaagaaaaaaagtagcttttaatatataaaacatatatatatatatatatatgttttgctTTGTATTGAGTTGCTCGTTCCTTCTGTAACTCGTgattaaacaaaagaaataagagaTGAATCGACCATCTGATTGTCTTGTTCTTCAACATGTTTAAAGTCCAAAAGTGAGATGTCGATCGCATGGTCCTAGATGCATGaagttgaataaatatatatgtgcaCGAatgcagaaaaaagaaaaccactAATATGTATATTGTTTAATGAATATATAACCAAAACAGGATTGGCTGGTGGTATTGACAATTAGATGGCAGAAGCAACAAGCAGTAATGTTTGATGTACATAGCCAAACAGAAAGAAGGGGGggaaataaaaacatttttcagtGTAAAAGAAGAATACAGATTTGATTGACAAACCTCTTTGCAAAAAGCCATTGATGAAGAATAAAATGGTAAagtaaagagagagaaattggCAAAGATGAAGATTGAGATTAGGAAAGAGGTGCGTGGAAGTAATATGGAAGTGTGGTGGGTGTAGGAAGTGTATATATAGAGGAAGGGAGGGGGAAATGAACGGTTGTGATAACGTAAGAAGAATAAGGAAACGTGTTGCAATGCAAGGATTTGGTGACATTGTTGGATACAGAAAGTCATGTATGCATCATATGTGTCTGAGGAAATCATGTCTCTTTCAACTAATAAAATCCAACTAGCTGTCTAGATTTTGACATATTTCAAACATGCACATAGCTAATTTGATTCTCCAACCCTAGTTAGACCGCTTAATCGTTTCTTGAGCTCAATTATTTGCAACCGTCGCCTTAACATTAAATTGTCAGTGTTTGTTTCTTTTGGGATGCTTCTTGGCGTTTCATATTGACTTTGATGCCCTTTAATCTTGCTTCCTGGCATAATTATGGGGTAATGGAGTGCAAACACCGAACCGAAATTTACgtataatcattttaataaaagcTGCCTTTCTGACACAGGTGGAGCTATGTCAGCCCAATATTAACAGTATGAGATGAATAAAATTTACGATATTAGTAGGAACTAGAGGAAGCATGTGGATTTTTGTTACCACGTCGTA
This sequence is a window from Mangifera indica cultivar Alphonso chromosome 5, CATAS_Mindica_2.1, whole genome shotgun sequence. Protein-coding genes within it:
- the LOC123215485 gene encoding protein NRT1/ PTR FAMILY 7.2-like encodes the protein MISSDTYDAYMTFCIQQCHQILALQHVSLFFLRYHNRSFPPPFLYIYTSYTHHTSILLPRTSFLISIFIFANFSLFTLPFYSSSMAFCKEGIVEEKTKKGQEACTLDGAVDRHGRPAIRERSGTWIAGILILVNQGLATLAFFGVGVNLVLFLTRVLGQNNADAANNVSKWTGTVYIFSLLGAFLSDSYWGRYKTCAIFQAIFVIGLLSLSVSTYAFLLKPSGCGDQKTPCGSHSTIHVALFYLSMYLIALGNGGYQPNIATFGADQFDEEDPNEGISKIAFFSYFYLALNLGSLFSNTILGYFEDEGMWTLGFWASAASATMALVLFLAGTPRYRHFKPSGNPLARFCQVVVAATRKWKVQMAPGDEDLFEVDENENSKNGARKISHTEGFKFLDRAAVITSNDYIDEEKDIRNPWRLCTVTQVEEVKCVLKLLPIWFCTILYSVVFTQMASIFVEQGAAMKINISRFHIPPASMSSFDILSVAAFIFIYRRVVDPLVARVRKTKSKGLTELQRMGIGLVIAIAAMVSAGVVEIFRLKYAKKGENASSMSIFWQIPQYVLIGASEVFMYVGQLEFFNGQAPDGLKSFGSALCMTSISLGNYVSSLLVTIVMKISSRGDIPGWIPGNLNVGHLDRFFFLLAALTAADLLVYIICARWYKYIKFEERSCGHDQHDIITTVKGELRV